One Candidatus Ozemobacteraceae bacterium genomic window carries:
- a CDS encoding aldehyde ferredoxin oxidoreductase C-terminal domain-containing protein has protein sequence MNDMIDYTKRTSYLGDLEKQRSAHKLVFEGSFNPGLPERGYNNRTLYINLSTRTIKEKPVTEQMKEIFIGGRGFGLWYLWNAVKPTTKWNDPENEIIISPGPLGGNTQYPGSGKSLVVSLSPLTDIPIDSNVGGHFGPLMKFSGFDALEIQGKAESDVVIFIDGQKGIIRVEEAPLESVDSHIAADIFTHMYAADEFDRRNISVIASGKGADHALMGCLNFSWYDIRRGVARLKQAGRGGIGTVFRDKKVKAVVVRGPTVKGDMNRPADIDRVRNTGIRLHREIHDNDDKQCHMRTQGTAHLVEVMSDYDLLPVCNFQYGSHEDVKNIASYTWGERFTQGIPDGCWLGCSMGCSKGADGHIVKTGPYKGHSVTVDGPEYETAAGLGSNCGIFDRDWILEGNFYCDTYGIDTISFGTSCSFVMECWQRGILNAERTGGIELTWGNGAAQMELLHQMARNEGFGAIVGQGVARMKKLFAEKGWGDPKLLADIGMEAKGLEYSQYLSKESLAQQGGYALTNKGPQHDEAWLIFMDMVNNQLPTFEDKAEALHYFPMFRTWFGLNGLCKLPWNDVEPEDNRKANSPMEAAKVPSHLQNYCDLFSGITGREMNRDELVFMSERVYNFQRVFNLRMGKGLRKFDQAPYRSTGPVTREEYESRAERYDKQLKEQIGVDPSGKSVDEKIALHRKWREDRYQKLCDAVYKRRGWTKDAVPTLETLKKLGIDFPEVVDVVKKFL, from the coding sequence ATGAACGATATGATCGACTATACCAAGCGCACCTCCTATCTCGGCGACCTCGAAAAACAGCGCAGTGCCCACAAGCTGGTCTTCGAAGGCAGTTTCAACCCCGGCCTTCCCGAGCGCGGCTACAATAACCGCACGCTGTATATCAACCTGTCGACCCGCACCATCAAGGAAAAGCCGGTCACGGAGCAGATGAAGGAGATCTTCATCGGCGGCCGCGGCTTCGGCCTCTGGTATCTCTGGAACGCGGTCAAGCCGACGACGAAATGGAACGACCCCGAGAACGAGATCATCATCAGCCCCGGCCCGCTCGGCGGGAACACCCAGTATCCCGGCTCCGGCAAGTCGCTCGTCGTGTCGCTGTCGCCCCTGACCGACATCCCGATCGACAGCAACGTCGGCGGCCACTTCGGGCCGCTGATGAAGTTCAGCGGTTTCGACGCGCTGGAAATTCAGGGGAAGGCCGAGTCAGACGTGGTCATCTTCATCGACGGCCAGAAGGGAATCATCCGCGTCGAGGAAGCGCCGCTCGAGAGCGTCGACAGCCATATCGCAGCCGATATATTTACACATATGTATGCTGCCGACGAGTTCGACCGGCGGAATATCTCGGTCATCGCCTCCGGCAAGGGAGCTGACCACGCGCTGATGGGCTGTCTGAACTTTTCGTGGTATGACATCCGGCGCGGCGTCGCCCGCCTGAAACAGGCCGGCCGCGGCGGCATCGGGACTGTGTTCCGCGATAAGAAGGTGAAGGCCGTCGTCGTTCGGGGTCCGACCGTGAAGGGCGACATGAACCGCCCGGCCGACATTGACCGCGTGCGCAACACCGGCATCCGCCTGCATCGCGAGATCCACGACAACGACGACAAACAGTGCCACATGCGGACGCAGGGCACGGCGCACCTCGTCGAAGTGATGAGCGATTACGACCTTCTGCCCGTCTGCAACTTCCAGTATGGCTCGCATGAAGACGTGAAGAATATCGCATCATACACATGGGGCGAACGGTTCACGCAGGGCATCCCCGACGGTTGCTGGTTGGGTTGTTCGATGGGATGTTCGAAGGGCGCCGACGGTCATATCGTGAAAACCGGTCCCTACAAGGGCCACTCGGTCACGGTCGACGGCCCCGAATACGAGACCGCGGCCGGCCTCGGCTCGAACTGCGGCATTTTCGACCGGGACTGGATCCTCGAGGGCAATTTCTATTGCGATACCTATGGTATCGACACGATCTCGTTCGGCACCAGTTGTAGTTTCGTGATGGAATGCTGGCAACGCGGAATCCTGAACGCCGAACGCACCGGCGGCATCGAACTGACGTGGGGCAATGGCGCGGCGCAGATGGAGCTGCTGCATCAGATGGCCCGCAACGAAGGGTTCGGCGCGATCGTCGGTCAGGGCGTAGCCCGCATGAAAAAACTGTTCGCCGAAAAGGGGTGGGGCGACCCGAAACTGCTTGCAGATATCGGCATGGAAGCGAAAGGCCTCGAATACTCGCAGTATTTGTCGAAGGAGTCGCTGGCCCAGCAGGGCGGCTACGCGCTCACCAACAAGGGGCCCCAGCACGACGAAGCCTGGCTGATCTTCATGGATATGGTGAACAACCAGTTGCCGACCTTCGAGGACAAGGCCGAGGCTCTGCACTATTTCCCAATGTTCCGCACCTGGTTCGGCCTGAACGGGCTGTGCAAACTGCCATGGAACGACGTCGAGCCCGAGGACAACCGCAAGGCGAACAGCCCGATGGAGGCCGCGAAAGTGCCCTCTCACCTGCAGAACTACTGCGATCTTTTCTCGGGCATCACCGGCCGCGAGATGAACCGTGACGAGCTGGTCTTCATGTCCGAGCGCGTCTACAACTTCCAGCGCGTCTTCAACCTGCGCATGGGAAAGGGCCTCCGCAAGTTCGACCAGGCGCCGTACCGCTCGACCGGCCCCGTCACCCGCGAGGAGTACGAGTCGCGCGCCGAGCGCTACGACAAGCAGCTGAAAGAGCAGATCGGCGTCGATCCGTCCGGAAAGTCGGTCGATGAGAAGATCGCCCTTCACCGGAAATGGCGCGAAGATCGATATCAGAAACTATGCGACGCCGTCTACAAACGCCGCGGCTGGACAAAGGATGCCGTCCCGACTCTCGAAACGCTGAAAAAACTCGGCATCGATTTCCCCGAGGTCGTCGACGTCGTCAAAAAGTTCCTCTAG
- a CDS encoding ATP-dependent DNA helicase: MPNRIDLTDLLDRLNPDQSRAVTEPPAGFVKIAAGAGSGKTEVLTRRIVALLRQGIRPSELVAITYTRKAAAEMKERLALPERGLDASILRDLQVSTFHAFLGEWLRRDPFGAGLDRGDAVLTEGGRKLILAEILEEFRLAHAAALLDGPEAFGPDLAHRITGLFPSLLGAVRRYLLSPAGFQRFSDQRFGERPAPPAPLERLVQTWFFRFYSRYLQKLEERHLLDFDEILRRGAGLIASQRETGLAPDQRVFLIDEFQDNNREQFGIIQSFIEGRDGHVTVVGDEKQSIYRFQGADIGTFRSFPSTETIWLNRNYRSVQEILTLADAFISYGIDNPPPPQEADRGPSPRPQPVACLLTQPQAPNSEADAVADMIRTLVQEGLRIEGRNGPRALTYGDCAIIVNSVTRLPRAYEDALLTRGIPYVMSGGLGFYARHEIAAVLAFLKLLVRPDDDVSLTTILTGPQYGLSDEELARLFRERREERISLLAHLLALPEETLPERVSAFRRLFVRLQVMSGSLGVLDLVYAILEQAGFFEHAASQTDDLRRRRLENNLAKFIGIVRSFEANGVFTTLRDFLAYHEKTLESGVDEDEAGLGLEEGEAVKILTIHKAKGLEFPAVFLPRLRTRPFKREQGLYVTREQGLIAHQGDAGGSPADVLNAFFSADEAASRGEERRKLYVALTRARDVLVIGGAAPDAEQEKQALSELAGLLRSRPDIGSVRPVEEWRHVANAWLEAGSLAPHVSPSSQTPPVDPGEIQPQIIALTERFGRERATRSRDTAPAGPSGREEIFSLADLDAYEQCPRRYFFRRRHVAPLDRPAEDVRGPAVGNLVHRALRIYHDTPVSALSPDERRKRLADALERLLPLHGDDGVAGRERASRILERYLACPLAAADASHLEAEVNLRLEIDESAPAGGPFLLRGFADRIDISDGDIHIIDYKSHAYAPGIHDAYGRQLALYLAAARRGLFGESGLLTIASASILYLTPDGARLEPVDPDLPAFETAAAATVARIRTERVWSPGPAAPCADCAWAAFCSPRAPTPGD; the protein is encoded by the coding sequence ATGCCGAACCGGATTGATCTGACCGACCTGCTGGACCGGCTGAACCCCGACCAGAGCCGTGCGGTCACCGAGCCTCCGGCCGGTTTCGTGAAAATCGCCGCCGGCGCCGGCTCGGGCAAAACGGAAGTGCTGACGCGGCGCATCGTCGCCTTGCTGCGCCAGGGAATACGGCCGTCGGAGCTGGTCGCGATCACCTATACCCGCAAGGCCGCCGCAGAGATGAAAGAACGTCTTGCGCTTCCCGAGCGCGGTCTCGACGCTTCCATCCTGCGCGATCTGCAAGTTTCTACCTTTCACGCGTTTCTCGGCGAGTGGCTCCGGCGCGACCCCTTCGGCGCCGGTCTCGACCGCGGCGACGCCGTTCTCACGGAGGGCGGCCGCAAGCTGATCCTGGCCGAGATTCTCGAGGAGTTCCGCCTGGCCCATGCCGCAGCGCTGCTCGACGGCCCGGAAGCGTTCGGCCCGGATCTCGCACACCGCATCACAGGCCTGTTCCCCAGCCTGCTCGGCGCCGTTCGCCGGTATCTTCTCTCGCCGGCCGGCTTCCAGCGTTTTTCCGACCAGAGATTCGGCGAGCGGCCCGCGCCGCCCGCGCCTCTCGAGCGGCTCGTCCAGACCTGGTTCTTCCGGTTCTACAGCCGGTATCTGCAGAAGCTCGAAGAGCGGCACCTGCTCGATTTCGACGAGATCCTCCGCCGGGGCGCCGGCCTCATCGCCTCGCAGCGGGAAACGGGTCTCGCCCCCGACCAGCGGGTCTTTTTGATCGACGAGTTCCAGGACAACAACCGGGAACAGTTCGGCATCATCCAAAGCTTCATCGAGGGCCGGGACGGCCACGTAACCGTCGTCGGCGACGAGAAGCAGAGTATCTACCGGTTCCAGGGCGCCGACATCGGCACCTTCCGCTCTTTCCCGTCGACCGAGACGATCTGGCTGAACCGCAACTACCGATCGGTGCAGGAGATCCTCACGCTGGCCGACGCATTTATATCATATGGTATAGACAATCCTCCGCCCCCCCAGGAAGCCGATCGAGGACCGTCACCCCGGCCGCAGCCCGTCGCCTGTCTTCTGACGCAGCCGCAGGCCCCGAACTCGGAAGCCGATGCCGTCGCCGACATGATCCGCACGCTCGTTCAGGAAGGTCTGCGCATCGAGGGCCGGAACGGCCCTCGCGCCCTCACCTACGGCGACTGCGCCATCATCGTCAACTCGGTCACCCGACTGCCGCGCGCCTATGAAGACGCTCTCCTGACGCGCGGCATTCCCTACGTCATGTCGGGCGGCCTCGGTTTTTACGCCCGCCACGAGATCGCCGCCGTCCTCGCCTTCCTGAAACTGCTGGTGCGCCCCGACGACGACGTCTCTCTCACGACGATCCTGACGGGGCCGCAGTATGGCCTCTCCGACGAAGAACTGGCGCGGCTGTTCCGGGAGCGGCGCGAGGAGCGCATCAGTCTGCTTGCCCACCTGCTCGCGCTTCCTGAAGAAACGCTGCCGGAGCGGGTCAGCGCCTTCCGGCGCCTGTTCGTCCGGCTCCAGGTGATGAGCGGCTCTCTCGGCGTCCTGGACCTCGTCTACGCGATTCTCGAACAGGCCGGCTTCTTCGAGCATGCCGCCTCCCAGACGGATGACCTCCGGCGCCGTCGGCTCGAGAACAATCTCGCAAAATTCATCGGCATCGTCCGATCCTTCGAGGCCAACGGCGTATTCACGACGCTCCGGGACTTCCTTGCCTACCATGAGAAGACGCTCGAATCGGGAGTCGACGAAGACGAGGCGGGACTTGGCCTCGAAGAGGGCGAAGCCGTCAAGATCCTCACCATCCACAAGGCGAAGGGCCTCGAGTTCCCCGCCGTGTTCCTGCCCCGCCTGCGCACGCGCCCCTTCAAGCGGGAGCAGGGGCTCTACGTCACCAGGGAACAGGGGCTGATCGCTCACCAGGGTGACGCCGGCGGGAGTCCGGCCGACGTTCTGAACGCGTTCTTCTCCGCCGACGAGGCCGCATCGAGGGGGGAAGAGCGGCGCAAACTCTACGTCGCCCTCACCCGCGCCCGCGACGTGCTCGTGATTGGCGGCGCGGCGCCGGATGCCGAACAGGAGAAACAGGCGCTGTCCGAGCTCGCCGGCTTGCTGCGGTCGCGTCCGGATATCGGAAGCGTCCGCCCCGTCGAGGAGTGGCGCCACGTCGCGAACGCCTGGCTCGAAGCCGGTTCCCTGGCACCCCATGTTTCGCCTTCGTCACAAACACCGCCCGTCGATCCCGGGGAAATACAGCCTCAGATCATCGCGCTGACGGAGCGGTTCGGCCGCGAGCGGGCAACCCGGTCACGCGATACCGCCCCGGCCGGCCCGTCAGGTCGCGAAGAGATCTTCTCTCTCGCCGACCTCGACGCCTACGAACAGTGCCCGCGGCGGTATTTCTTCCGGCGCCGCCACGTGGCACCCCTCGACAGGCCCGCGGAAGACGTCAGGGGCCCGGCGGTCGGAAACCTGGTGCATCGCGCCCTCCGCATCTATCACGACACCCCGGTCTCCGCGCTGTCGCCCGACGAGCGCAGGAAGCGGCTTGCCGATGCTCTCGAGCGGCTTCTCCCCCTGCATGGCGATGACGGAGTCGCTGGGCGGGAGCGCGCGTCCCGGATTCTCGAGCGGTATCTGGCCTGCCCTCTCGCCGCGGCGGACGCTTCGCACCTCGAGGCCGAGGTCAACCTGCGGCTCGAGATCGACGAATCTGCGCCGGCGGGCGGCCCGTTTCTTCTGCGCGGGTTCGCCGACCGCATCGACATCAGCGACGGCGATATACATATCATAGATTATAAATCTCACGCGTATGCGCCCGGCATTCACGATGCGTACGGCAGGCAGCTCGCCCTGTATCTCGCCGCGGCGCGGCGCGGCCTGTTCGGCGAAAGCGGGCTTCTCACGATTGCCTCGGCTTCGATCCTCTATCTGACGCCGGACGGCGCCCGGCTCGAGCCGGTCGATCCCGACCTGCCGGCCTTCGAAACGGCCGCCGCCGCGACCGTCGCCCGCATCCGGACCGAGCGGGTCTGGAGCCCGGGCCCAGCCGCCCCCTGCGCCGACTGCGCCTGGGCCGCCTTCTGCTCCCCCCGCGCTCCAACCCCCGGCGACTGA
- a CDS encoding ATP-dependent DNA helicase, with the protein MLADDFEKLNDEQKAIVKGFKGPTMIVAGPGTGKTRTVAVLIGRLLAEGTKLKEILALTFSEKAALELRGRVMEYHPKSYDECWISTFHSFCARVLREQYFRVGIHPEFRLLTGFKEALLMSGICAKLTPETFPVFGRVLTKRGFQLETLTFISLLKSNLVTPDNLREAIACGDIDPRSRRRLDELLLLYEFYEAERRRTGFLDFRDLISLTIDVLRSPDAAARYRRQFRVVLVDEFQDTDPAQYLLLKLLKGEGAGPEPAPRIAVIGDPRQSIYRFRGADPGMMGGKSAFRREFKARLFPLRSNYRSASCILGLAGRLRWSQRFTSDSPPKNAAAPPADELIPRSSRQGFFELLEARDELEESRLVARRIAALLTYGAHRCFAPSEVAVLVRNNYQIDLISESLRALHVPFDIAGDMKFFRSEEVTALASLLQAAANPAEQREQPLRRAFASPIFGLDQIWAQQFLAALPLGVGLEQAADELLGESPNEHDSENPAGPAPETIARLAAFRETLRLLRDGIELPLVSLFARLLLAIPHLLADPAAPGARHVMRFRNMIDDFCDVWEKQHGRPATAIDLMPNFDEWLTYYASTLEQDDDGGAASTPAGVRLMTVHQSKGLEFPVVFVTGLCEGQFPVRLRESLLLGTRGLAALQRAVDAKNREIRFFNPYPADHEDHLEEERRLVYVALTRAEEGLIMTLPRRIGTDPALPAPFLSELGLKPVRDWQERRALTIGELRTRLARLSESARDELRPDLERLTAAADTSDGLREDPLTPRRFGIAPPTPAELPAGFRFSAQSLRDYLDCPRRFFFKHVLRLRDARVEKQAFFVFGNAVHACLEHLHHPEGPFAGGRTPSFEDLDVLWAEYGQPLLEALPVLQRTLYGRQARELLETYREAVYVNGQIPVTGTIGVEAEIRFEFRGHRCKGRIDRWLNAPDDTLWIIDYKTGSSKSGSKLASEAFPEAGPPAEIQLPFYLLAAKCLGHSQVCATTVYPKDDPYKKKYKGFQPGFMKAAMLGLGAGPDWAVQIDPDRFAAFEDTVERLMNDISRNRVFDCAPSAAPSANSCLNRSPNKSCEFQAFCQERLDQLRLPAQEESGIPDAEPD; encoded by the coding sequence GTGCTGGCAGACGATTTCGAAAAACTGAACGACGAGCAGAAGGCGATCGTCAAGGGGTTCAAAGGCCCGACGATGATCGTGGCCGGCCCGGGCACGGGCAAGACGCGCACCGTCGCCGTGCTGATCGGTCGCCTGCTCGCCGAGGGAACGAAGCTGAAGGAGATCCTCGCCCTCACGTTCTCGGAGAAAGCCGCGCTCGAACTCCGCGGGCGGGTCATGGAGTATCATCCGAAAAGCTACGACGAGTGCTGGATCTCGACCTTCCACTCATTTTGCGCCCGCGTGCTGCGCGAGCAGTATTTCCGGGTCGGCATCCACCCGGAGTTCAGGCTGCTGACCGGTTTCAAGGAAGCCCTGCTGATGTCGGGCATCTGCGCAAAACTGACGCCGGAAACCTTCCCCGTCTTCGGAAGAGTGCTGACGAAGCGCGGATTCCAGCTCGAGACTCTGACCTTCATCTCTCTGCTGAAATCGAACCTCGTGACACCCGACAACTTGCGGGAGGCAATCGCCTGCGGCGATATCGACCCGAGAAGCCGCCGTCGACTCGACGAACTCCTGCTCCTGTATGAGTTTTACGAAGCCGAGCGCCGCCGGACGGGTTTTCTCGACTTCAGGGATTTAATATCTCTTACCATAGATGTTTTGCGTTCGCCCGACGCCGCCGCGCGCTACCGCCGGCAGTTCCGCGTCGTCCTGGTCGACGAGTTCCAGGATACCGACCCCGCCCAGTATCTGCTGCTGAAGCTTCTCAAGGGGGAAGGAGCAGGTCCGGAACCGGCGCCGCGCATCGCCGTCATCGGCGACCCGCGCCAGAGCATCTACCGGTTCAGGGGCGCCGACCCGGGGATGATGGGCGGGAAAAGCGCGTTCAGACGCGAGTTCAAGGCGCGCCTTTTCCCCCTGCGCAGCAACTACCGCAGTGCGTCGTGCATTCTCGGCCTCGCGGGGCGTCTCCGGTGGTCCCAACGCTTCACGTCGGATTCGCCCCCGAAAAACGCGGCGGCGCCTCCCGCCGACGAACTGATTCCCAGGAGCAGCAGGCAGGGCTTTTTCGAACTTCTCGAGGCCCGCGACGAGCTCGAGGAGTCGCGCCTCGTCGCCCGCAGGATCGCCGCCCTCCTGACCTACGGCGCCCATCGCTGTTTCGCGCCGTCCGAGGTCGCCGTCCTGGTCAGGAACAACTACCAGATCGACCTGATATCCGAGTCGCTGCGCGCCCTCCACGTGCCTTTCGATATAGCAGGAGATATGAAATTTTTCCGGTCCGAGGAGGTGACGGCTCTCGCGTCGCTGCTCCAGGCCGCCGCCAACCCGGCCGAGCAGCGCGAGCAGCCGTTGCGGCGCGCCTTCGCGTCGCCGATCTTCGGGCTCGACCAGATCTGGGCGCAGCAGTTTCTCGCCGCCCTCCCGCTTGGTGTGGGTCTCGAGCAGGCCGCAGACGAACTTCTGGGAGAATCACCGAACGAACACGACTCCGAGAACCCGGCCGGGCCCGCGCCGGAAACCATCGCCCGGCTGGCCGCGTTCCGCGAAACGCTGCGCCTCCTTCGCGACGGCATCGAACTGCCCCTGGTCTCCCTCTTCGCACGGCTCCTGCTCGCCATTCCGCACCTGCTCGCCGACCCGGCCGCGCCCGGCGCCCGGCATGTCATGCGGTTCCGCAACATGATCGACGACTTCTGCGACGTCTGGGAAAAGCAGCACGGCCGGCCTGCGACCGCCATCGACCTGATGCCGAACTTCGACGAGTGGCTCACATATTATGCCTCGACGCTCGAGCAGGACGACGACGGCGGTGCGGCATCGACTCCGGCGGGCGTGCGGCTCATGACGGTTCACCAATCGAAGGGACTCGAATTCCCGGTCGTGTTCGTCACGGGGCTGTGTGAAGGGCAGTTTCCCGTCAGGCTTCGCGAGAGTCTGCTTCTCGGCACTCGCGGTCTGGCCGCCCTCCAGCGGGCCGTCGATGCAAAAAACCGCGAGATCCGTTTCTTCAACCCCTACCCCGCCGATCACGAGGACCATCTCGAAGAGGAGCGGCGACTCGTTTACGTCGCGCTGACCCGAGCCGAGGAAGGACTGATCATGACCCTGCCGCGCCGCATCGGCACCGACCCGGCGCTGCCCGCCCCGTTTCTTTCCGAACTCGGTCTCAAACCCGTTCGAGACTGGCAGGAGCGGCGAGCCCTGACGATCGGCGAGCTTCGCACGCGGCTTGCCCGGCTGTCTGAATCCGCCCGCGACGAGCTCAGACCAGACCTGGAGCGGCTCACGGCAGCCGCCGATACCAGCGACGGCTTGCGGGAAGACCCGCTGACTCCGCGCCGGTTCGGCATCGCACCGCCGACTCCGGCCGAGCTTCCGGCCGGCTTCCGGTTCTCGGCTCAGTCCCTTCGCGACTACCTCGACTGCCCGCGCCGTTTCTTCTTCAAGCATGTTCTCCGGCTCCGCGACGCGCGCGTCGAGAAGCAGGCGTTCTTCGTCTTCGGAAACGCCGTCCACGCCTGTCTCGAGCATCTTCATCACCCCGAGGGCCCCTTCGCCGGCGGCAGGACGCCTTCTTTCGAAGATCTCGATGTTCTCTGGGCGGAGTATGGACAGCCTCTGCTCGAAGCGCTTCCGGTCCTTCAGCGGACCCTCTATGGCCGCCAGGCGCGCGAACTGCTCGAAACCTACCGCGAAGCCGTCTACGTGAATGGTCAGATTCCGGTGACCGGGACGATCGGTGTCGAGGCCGAGATCCGGTTCGAGTTCCGGGGCCACCGGTGCAAGGGGCGCATCGACCGCTGGCTGAACGCTCCCGACGATACCCTCTGGATCATCGACTACAAGACCGGGAGCTCGAAATCCGGCTCGAAACTCGCGTCGGAGGCGTTCCCCGAGGCCGGGCCTCCGGCGGAAATCCAGCTCCCGTTCTACCTTCTCGCGGCGAAATGCCTCGGGCATTCCCAAGTCTGCGCGACGACGGTGTATCCCAAGGATGATCCATACAAGAAAAAATATAAAGGATTCCAACCCGGCTTCATGAAGGCCGCCATGCTGGGGCTCGGAGCCGGACCCGACTGGGCCGTGCAGATCGACCCCGACCGGTTCGCCGCGTTCGAAGACACGGTCGAGCGGCTGATGAACGACATCTCGCGAAACCGCGTCTTCGACTGCGCGCCGTCGGCGGCCCCGTCGGCAAATTCCTGCCTGAACCGGTCTCCCAACAAGAGCTGCGAGTTCCAGGCGTTCTGCCAGGAGCGGCTCGATCAGCTGCGGCTCCCGGCGCAGGAAGAAAGCGGAATACCCGATGCCGAACCGGATTGA
- a CDS encoding VWA domain-containing protein encodes MTRSILRLLFAACAAVLCVTLPPPGYAADAGFSSVVEHVTAIDFPKVRVTMRVYTPDATELTFDAFRLSERQSPIATFTVELVRKEPYVALLLDRSSSMEPVVGTVKESAAAFVKGMNGPARISLITFASDIDLVTEFTREQGKLLEGIRKMRPWGGTALFDALYQSCEQLRSAAQLDDRKTIVLLTDGRDESPQGTPGFSTHKADEVIEHARKNNIRVICVALGTNIDETFLKQIAGETKGALLRAPSADQLAGIFQAISARMMLERRYKISYTTPSPERDGSRRELTVTSELKGRKDQGTGFYVAPVDPVKAEAPTTASRKRVPRERGIGIRDGGPSSPDIRMGSKTVRHDVKLGRVEAPDLGTTGDIEHLERQQLATWTDIATDTMPEWEEYKPIEAGPGATEQEKAHIAEMNATLKATHDAHQQWRRDFTNQRNRDTERLNSDMRQMFDENQKSHDRFIDGMNENIDATNESMREMQEGHQRQANENAAGTNRMLENLEKGLSTEFQVPTSSGDTPETPEAPELPDTDDDD; translated from the coding sequence ATGACACGTTCCATTCTGAGGCTGCTTTTTGCCGCTTGCGCGGCCGTCCTATGCGTCACCCTTCCGCCCCCCGGATACGCAGCCGATGCCGGCTTTTCATCCGTCGTCGAGCATGTCACGGCGATCGATTTCCCGAAGGTGCGCGTCACCATGCGGGTCTATACGCCCGATGCGACGGAACTGACGTTCGATGCGTTCAGGTTGAGCGAGCGACAGAGCCCCATCGCCACGTTCACGGTCGAACTCGTCCGGAAGGAGCCGTACGTCGCCCTTCTCCTCGACCGTTCCTCGAGCATGGAACCGGTCGTCGGAACGGTGAAGGAGTCAGCGGCGGCGTTCGTGAAGGGCATGAACGGCCCGGCCCGGATTTCCCTGATCACCTTCGCCAGCGATATCGATCTCGTCACCGAGTTCACGCGCGAGCAGGGGAAGCTCCTGGAAGGCATCCGGAAGATGCGCCCCTGGGGCGGAACGGCCCTGTTCGACGCCCTGTATCAGAGTTGCGAGCAGCTCCGCTCGGCCGCCCAGCTCGACGACCGCAAAACGATCGTCCTGCTGACGGACGGGCGCGACGAGAGCCCGCAGGGAACGCCGGGTTTCTCGACGCACAAGGCGGACGAGGTCATCGAGCACGCCCGGAAGAACAACATCCGCGTCATCTGCGTCGCCCTCGGCACCAACATCGACGAGACCTTCCTCAAACAGATCGCCGGGGAAACGAAAGGCGCCCTGCTCCGCGCGCCGTCGGCCGATCAGCTCGCGGGCATTTTCCAGGCGATCAGCGCACGGATGATGCTCGAGCGAAGATATAAAATAAGCTATACGACTCCTTCGCCCGAGCGCGACGGCTCGCGTCGAGAGTTGACCGTCACGAGCGAGCTGAAGGGCAGAAAAGACCAGGGAACCGGGTTCTACGTGGCACCCGTCGATCCCGTCAAAGCCGAGGCGCCGACGACCGCCTCACGCAAGCGGGTTCCCCGCGAACGCGGGATCGGTATCCGCGACGGCGGTCCTTCGTCTCCCGACATCCGGATGGGCAGCAAAACGGTCAGGCACGACGTGAAACTCGGCCGCGTCGAGGCACCGGATCTCGGAACGACCGGCGACATCGAACATCTCGAGCGCCAGCAACTCGCCACCTGGACCGATATCGCGACTGACACGATGCCCGAGTGGGAGGAATACAAGCCCATCGAGGCCGGCCCCGGCGCGACCGAACAGGAAAAAGCCCATATCGCGGAAATGAACGCCACGCTCAAGGCGACTCACGATGCGCATCAGCAGTGGCGGCGGGATTTCACGAATCAGCGCAACCGGGACACGGAGCGTCTCAACAGCGATATGCGCCAGATGTTCGACGAGAACCAGAAGTCGCACGACCGGTTCATCGACGGCATGAACGAGAATATCGATGCCACGAACGAGTCGATGCGCGAGATGCAGGAGGGTCATCAGCGCCAGGCGAATGAAAACGCCGCCGGCACGAACCGGATGCTGGAAAACCTCGAAAAAGGCCTGAGCACCGAGTTCCAGGTTCCAACCTCATCCGGTGATACGCCGGAAACGCCGGAAGCACCGGAACTCCCCGACACGGACGACGACGATTGA
- a CDS encoding 4Fe-4S binding protein, with protein sequence MKFIKPDPLKCVGAKSCEKVCAKTFFKNEDVAYSAIRITRRKEGWDINVCNQCGKCIEICPAKALYRNKAGTVMIDKAACVGCFMCVGFCPTLSMRVAPGAREPFKCVSCGACAKACRSCALALTESDHANLPA encoded by the coding sequence ATGAAATTCATCAAGCCCGATCCGCTGAAATGCGTCGGCGCGAAAAGCTGTGAGAAGGTGTGCGCGAAGACGTTCTTCAAAAACGAGGATGTCGCCTACTCGGCGATCCGCATCACCCGCAGGAAAGAGGGATGGGATATCAACGTCTGCAACCAGTGCGGCAAATGCATCGAGATCTGCCCGGCGAAGGCCCTCTATCGCAACAAGGCCGGCACGGTCATGATCGACAAGGCCGCCTGCGTCGGCTGTTTCATGTGCGTCGGCTTCTGCCCGACGTTGTCGATGCGGGTGGCGCCCGGTGCCCGCGAACCGTTCAAGTGCGTTTCCTGCGGCGCGTGCGCGAAGGCTTGCCGGAGCTGCGCTCTGGCGCTGACCGAGAGCGACCACGCGAATCTGCCGGCCTGA